The genomic segment GAGAATCCGAACCAACAAATTGATGATCTGTGAATGGTTAATAATCAATCTCTTGCACCATTGTTAATAATCAGTTGGCTGTTGTGTCACAAAAATAGTTATATAAATTCATAGTTCTTCATTACGTACATGATCAATTTCATCGTGAGTCCGTGACCATGAGCCATGGGAACTGCACAGGGATGCAAGCGGGGTTTGTGAGCAAGCCTGCTCCGCTTGTATCCCTatatctgtttttttttctgtcaTGTTTTGTATTATTATTCATGCTCAGGTTGGATCGAGCCACTTTGAGCTGTGAGCACTAGAGCATATGCATGCTGTTCTTCACTGAAAAACGACTCAGGTTCAAGTTGAACTTTTTATGAGAGCGTATTTATGCTTCCGTTCGATCTGAACAACGCTGTCCATGCCCTTGGAAATTTTGAACTGACGAATGCCGGAGTCGTGATTCAGTTTACCAGCAAGGACGAAGTGCATCAATGGAAAGTACCATTTCATCACGCTTGCGAAGAAGCTGGGGAGGGAATCAGATCCTGACATACTACATGCTTCTATGTCAGAGAAGAGAGGCGTAGAAACAGCAGCTCCGGGCGTTCCCTGGCCATGGAACGACGGCGGCCGTGCGAGAGACGAGCGTCCACCGAGCTACGGCCTACGGCCCAATTGCACAAGACGTACCCACTTGCTTGTTGTGCCCTATACGAGAGGGAAAAGAGCGCGAGGACCGGAAAAAAGGCGCTATGGGAGCTTCTCTGCTTCAATCTTGTGCGCAGCATTTGGTTGTGTTATATTTCTGCTGCTTCTCTGAAATTGATTGGAATAATAACTTGGTCttgttttttattttgtcatggaagaatcCGATGCCTGAAAGGTATTTGACTATGCGCTATTTTGCTATTTCCTCTCTCGTTATTTGTCTCCCTGCTTAAGTTTTTGCTCAAGCTCGAACTTTGCACGCACATGGATGTAGTCCTCTACCGGTGGCTACAACACTCCACCATCGTCCCCTGCGCGTTCGCAGCGTCTCATGCTGTTCGTCCGGTTCGCCTGCCCGCCCGGCTTCGAACAGCAGAGCAGAGCAGCCTGGCACTGCGCGTCTGGCATTGGCAGAGGACCAGAGAGAACAGCCCAGGCCTGTCCTGTCCAGGAGGCAGGGCAGGGACAGCCGTGCAGACGCAGAAAGGCAGAAGCTGACTGCTGACCTGACCTCGCGTGTCTGACACTCCATCAAAAGGCTGGGCAGAGACGAGACGACGCCcggctcgtgctcgtgctcgtgctcgtgctcgtgctcgtggTGGGCCAGAGATGACCCTCCCCCTGGCTGCCGGCTTCGGTTTCACGTGGCTGCTCGTGGGCCCCGAAGCGCCGGCGAAGAAGTCTCGCGTGGGGTACTCCTAGACAGGGCCACACCACACAGGCCCACCAGGCTACCTTTTCGTCAAATCAAATCCGTAACAACGCGGACCAGGCCCCCGCTGCGACACATTTTGCCCGTGTTTTCAAACAGAGTACCCGCCGCCCGCCCACCCACAAGTGCTATTAGTATTCGTATTCGTAGCAGTAGCAAGTCCACCACCCGTTGCAAAAGGCACCCTCAAAGTTCAATTTACCTATAAGCCCACCTAAAAATACTTTGGGGATTGCTTGTTCTGCCTCTCGAGCAATTCAGATCCAGGTTATCAAAAATCTCAACCGCCTTTGGCTCGTTTTTGTGGCAGGCACCTTTAAGGTGATTGTTAAGGTCCTATTCCTATCCAAACTATGCCATGCCCATCTTCTAGACTTCAACTACTCTGCTAGTCTGCTCCCTCCATTCCATCCAATGAGGATCACTTGATTGGGTCTTTAAAACCATACTTTGATGGCTAATTTTTTTATAATATATAAATTATGGCTATTTTTGTTATAATATATAAATGATTGGCTCTAAGTTAAACTATCTTATTcttgatcaagtttatagagaagaTTATTAACACTTACAACACTAATttgatttaggccctgtttgatcCATAGACCTGGTAGTTAGCTGCTAATAATGAGTTTGTCTTGGATCCAAACAGGTCGTAATTGTTAGATGATATTAAACTTaacaactactccctccgttctaaattataattcgCTTTGAATTTTTTGATACATCAATTTTGCTATATATGTAGACATAatatatgtttagatacatagcaaattctACGTACTaaaaaagttaaagcgacttataatttaaaatagagtgATATATCACTAGTTGGACTAAATCAACTAATAGTAGGCTAGCTAGTATTAGCTACAAGCTATTAGCAGCTAATGCTATCAAAAATATTTCATAGTAAATCTACTAGTATTTATTTAGTACCTCATCGGTTGATAGACAAATTTTGGTTGGCAAAACTTGGGCAAGCCAAGTTTTTGGCCTCTATTTGGTTTGCCGCCAAATTTTGCCAACATGTCACATTTAGTTTGGCAAATCTGTGGCAAACATTTTTTTCAACTTTTGATTGCCAAATCTTTCTTGACGGATTTTGGAGGCCAACCAAGCGGATCCTTAATATTCTTTACATAAATTTAGTCGAATTTAAAATTTCATTTATGACAATAAAAATGAGACTCTTCACATGATACAACACAGTAGTACAAGGCAACAGCTACTACgtgcgtgtttagttcgcgaattttggaaatttggctacggtagcattttcgtttttatttggcaattagtgttcaatcatggactaactaggctcaaaacgttcgtctcgcaatttctaaccaaactgtgcaattagtttttttttcgtctacatttaaagctcaatgcacgtatcgcaagattcgatgtgatagctactgtagcactttttgggaaattttttagaactaaacaagcactacgTGGTATTTAAAATTAACCCTAATCCTTCAATCATCTCAGGCAGTAGAAGGCTGTCTGACAGTAGAAGGACGAGAGTGAGATTAAGGCTCCAATCATCGCGCAAACCCAAGCATGGCTTCCAAAGCTTTCCACCACATTCTCACCCACGTTCTTCAACAAGCGTGAAGGTGAAGCAGAGCCTCGCCTTCCCCTTCCATTCCATCTCCATCTGCTCGCAGTGCAGCTTCTTCCTTCCTCCTCTGCTTTCCCTCCGCTCCCAGTTCAAAGAGTCCAGTTCAAACCAGCAGCAGCCaccaccttcttgattcttcccACCCCACTCCACTCCCCCGTGCCGAGCAAGATcagcccgcccgcccgcgcgcgCGCACCCAGTCCACGAGCGGCTGCCCGAGCCGGTCGCATGGCGAAGCTGGCGTCGTCCTCCACGTTCGCGCTCGACTTCCTGCGCCGCCTCCTGTGCGCGCACAGCGCCGGCGGCAGTGCCTACGACCGTCCCGGTTCCGCCGCCGCGGCCCGCCACACGTGCACGCCGGAGACGGAGGATCCGCCGAGGAGCCCCTGCATTGTGGCCCGGCTCATGGGCCTGGACGCGATGCCGCCcgaggcgccggcgccggcgccgcacgCCCAGCCCCAGCCCCAGCGGACGCCCCCGCTGCGGCGGAGCCGCTCCGCGAGCTCCGCGGAGGGGTCTCCGGGCCACTGGGAGTGGGACCGGGacacgcagcagcagccgccgcgggTGGTCCGGGCGTCCACGTCGCTGCGGGAGAGGCCGGCGTACCTGAGGCAGGAGAGCGACGAGTTCCTGCTCCTCAGCTTCAGCCCCGAGGACCAGGACCCGGAGCGGGAGCGCGACGTCAGGGAGGAACTCGACTTCCTGCTTGCCGCCGCGGAGGCGGAGGCCACGGCCACGAGGCGCAGCGGGAGGGTCAGGTCGGACGCGCCTGGGAGTAAGCAGAGGAGGAACGGGCGCCGCCGCAGGCTGCGGTTTGCCGACGACGAGGCGGAGTCGGCGGGCCGTGTCGTCCTCCGCaggaggacgccggcggtggagTGCGACGCGCACCACTCGAGCCCGGTTTCCGTGCTGGAGGAGCATGACGAgtcgtccaccaccaccaccacctcttcTTCCTTGGNNNNNNNNNNNNNNNNNNNNNNNNNNNNNNNNNNNNNNNNNNNNNNNNNNNNNNNNNNNNNNNNNNNNNNNNNNNNNNNNNNNNNNNNNNNNNNNNNNNNNNNNNNNNNNNNNNNNNNNNNNNNNNNNNNNNNNNNNNNNNNNNNNNNNNNNNNNNNNNNNNNNNNNNNNNNNNNNNNNNNNNNNNNNNNNNNNNNNNNNNNNNNNNNNNNNNNNNNNNNNNNNNNNNNNNNNNNNNNNNNNNNNNNNNNNNNNNNNNNNNNNNNNNNNNNNNNNNNNNNNNNNNNNNNNNNNNNNNNNNNNNNNNNNNNNNNNNNNNNNNNNNNNNNNNNNNNNNNNNNNNNNNNNNNNNNNNNNNNNNNNNNNNNNNNNNNNNNNNNNNNNNNNNNNNNNNNNNNNNNNNNNNNNNNNNNNNNNNNNNNNNNNNNNNNNNNNNNNNNNNNNNNNNNNNNNNNNNNNNNNNNNNNNNNNNNNNNNNNNNNNNNNNNNNNNNNNNNNNNNNNNNNNNNNNNNNNNNNNNNNNNNNNNNNNNNNNNNNNNNNNNNNNNNNNNNNNNNNNNNNNNNNNNNNNNNNNNNNNNNNNNNNNNNNNNNNNNNNNNNNNNNNNNNNNNNNNNNNNNNNNNNNNNNNNNNNNNNNNNNNNNNNNNNNNNNNNNNNNNNNNNNNNNNNNNNNNNNNNNNNNNNNNNNNNNNNNNNNNNNNNNNNNNNNNNNNNNNNNNNNNNNNNNNNNNNNNNNNNNNNNNNNNNNNNNNNNNNNNNNNNNNNNNNNNNNNNNNNNNNNNNNNNNNNNNNNNNNNNNNNNNNNNNNNNNNNNNNNNNNNNNNNNNNNNNNNNNNNNNNNNNNNNNNNNNNNNNNNNNNNNNNNNNNNNNNNNNNNNNNNNNNNNNNNNNNNNNNNNNNNNNNNNNNNNNNNNNNNNNNNNNNNNNNNNNNNNNNNNNNNNNNNNNNNNNNNNNNNNNNNNNNNNNNNNNNNNNNNNNNNNNNNNNNNNNNNNNNNNNNNNNNNNNNNNNNNNNNNNNNNNNNNNNNNNNNNNNNNNNNNNNNNNNNNNNNNNNNNNNNNNNNNNNNNNNNNNNNNNNNNNNNNNNNNNNNNNNNNNNNNNNNNNNNNNNNNNNNNNNNNNNNNNNNNNNNNNNNNNNNNNNNNNNNNNNNNNNNNNNNNNNNNNNNNNNNNNNNNNNNNNNNNNNNNNNNNNNNNNNNNNNNNNNNNNNNNNNNNNNNNNNNNNNNNNNNNNNNNNNNNNNNNNNNNNNNNNNNNNNNNNNNNNNNNNNNNNNNNNNNNNNNNNNNNNNNNNNNNNNNNNNNNNNNNNNNNNNNNNNNNNNNNNNNNNNNNNNNNNNNNNNNNNNNNNNNNNNNNNNNNNNNNNNNNNNNNNNNNNNNNNNNNNNNNNNNNNNNNNNNNNNNNNNNNNNNNNNNNNNNNNNNNNNNNNNNNNNNNNNNNNNNNNNNNNNNNNNNNNNNNNNNNNNNNNNNNNNNNNNNNNNNNNNNNNNNNNNNNNNNNNNNNNNNNNNNNNNNNNNNNNNNNNNNNNNNNNNNNNNNNNNNNNNNNNNNNNNNNNNNNNNNNNNNNNNNNNNNNNNNNNNNNNNNNNNNNNNNNNNNNNNNNNNNNNNNNNNNNNNNNNNNNNNNNNNN from the Miscanthus floridulus cultivar M001 unplaced genomic scaffold, ASM1932011v1 fs_833_1_2, whole genome shotgun sequence genome contains:
- the LOC136533269 gene encoding uncharacterized protein, encoding MAKLASSSTFALDFLRRLLCAHSAGGSAYDRPGSAAAARHTCTPETEDPPRSPCIVARLMGLDAMPPEAPAPAPHAQPQPQRTPPLRRSRSASSAEGSPGHWEWDRDTQQQPPRVVRASTSLRERPAYLRQESDEFLLLSFSPEDQDPERERDVREELDFLLAAAEAEATATRRSGRVRSDAPGSKQRRNGRRRRLRFADDEAESAGRVVLRRRTPAVECDAHHSSPVSVLEEHDESSTTTTTSSS